A genomic segment from Moorena sp. SIOASIH encodes:
- a CDS encoding transposase, producing MKTPTKIIRTDKWQLNPTPDQKLLFGETVKVYRRACRYLVGIIYTHWSELGELTADQLTPAVERLMHETQSRPNIKYPQFNKAFYKFPSYYRRAAIAFAAGQVSSYVTRYREWQSGTRKRRNASPPRINSDTGCYPALYKGQCYKLHGFDQVEIKVFNGSDWVWTTVQITGLRERHQVASNKMLSPSLIFNERVCHLSVPFSCKPEKRKPEANVTAVDLGINTTATISVVTHSGTVIHREFIHPGRDIDRRDKRLKSVSMRASKTMGKGGQLYKGFCSKTYLKAARINNKIGHVVSKRIVQIAERFNSEAIVFENLKGWKPKGGRKRSNLRQRFHGWLKGKIREFTEMKWAELGGKVIEVVAAYTSKLAYDGSGTVKRNSNNYALATFPSGKRFNADLNGAYNIGARGILKLTRRNDSGGRSSKSTGRSPRSWACLCDLWTLRSSKLA from the coding sequence GTGAAAACGCCAACCAAGATTATAAGAACTGACAAATGGCAGCTTAACCCAACCCCCGATCAAAAATTACTATTTGGGGAAACAGTTAAGGTGTATCGCCGTGCTTGTCGGTATTTGGTTGGAATTATTTACACTCACTGGTCTGAACTAGGTGAGTTAACAGCTGATCAGTTAACTCCTGCCGTTGAGAGGTTGATGCATGAAACGCAATCGCGACCAAATATCAAATACCCACAGTTCAACAAGGCTTTTTATAAATTTCCAAGTTACTACCGTCGTGCTGCAATAGCCTTCGCTGCTGGTCAAGTGAGTAGTTATGTGACCCGTTACAGGGAATGGCAGTCGGGTACACGGAAACGACGCAATGCCAGTCCTCCGAGAATAAATTCTGATACTGGCTGCTACCCAGCTTTGTATAAGGGTCAATGCTATAAGCTGCACGGCTTTGATCAAGTCGAGATCAAGGTATTTAATGGTTCAGATTGGGTTTGGACTACGGTTCAAATTACCGGTCTAAGGGAAAGGCACCAGGTAGCTAGTAATAAAATGCTGTCGCCTTCATTGATATTCAATGAAAGGGTTTGTCATCTGTCAGTTCCGTTTAGTTGTAAACCAGAAAAACGGAAACCAGAGGCTAATGTGACAGCAGTAGATCTGGGAATTAATACTACTGCGACAATATCAGTTGTAACCCACAGCGGCACTGTAATCCATAGGGAATTCATTCATCCCGGAAGAGACATAGACCGTCGGGATAAGCGACTAAAATCCGTATCTATGCGGGCATCTAAGACCATGGGTAAGGGCGGCCAGCTTTACAAAGGTTTCTGTTCTAAGACTTACCTAAAAGCCGCACGAATCAACAACAAAATTGGCCATGTAGTTTCTAAGCGAATTGTTCAGATTGCTGAAAGGTTTAACTCCGAGGCTATTGTTTTTGAGAACCTTAAAGGATGGAAGCCAAAGGGTGGGCGGAAAAGGTCTAACCTTCGTCAACGTTTCCATGGGTGGCTTAAAGGAAAAATTCGCGAATTTACTGAGATGAAGTGGGCTGAGTTGGGTGGCAAAGTAATAGAGGTTGTGGCGGCTTACACCTCAAAGCTTGCCTATGATGGCTCTGGTACGGTTAAACGAAATTCAAATAACTATGCTCTAGCTACCTTCCCTTCAGGTAAACGGTTCAATGCCGATCTAAATGGTGCTTACAACATTGGTGCTAGGGGCATACTTAAACTCACTCGCAGAAATGACAGTGGGGGTCGTTCCAGCAAAAGTACTGGACGATCGCCTAGAAGCTGGGCTTGTTTATGTGACTTATGGACGCTTCGTAGTTCTAAGTTAGCATAG
- a CDS encoding acyl-CoA dehydrogenase family protein: MQVIKRYPDNDQQTLLETAESYLRESVAPLASEIDSAPEVLREALKGLSDRIASALPNRTLLGLRIPKSWGGFEVSSTTFPYFQQLVARYSGALAFLQNQHQSAGAMIVYSENESLKHQYLPKLAKGQVLVGIGFSQVRRTGNPPVKAIPVDGGYQISGKVPWVTGFSIFQEFIIGAVLPDGREVYGMVPFTPTCQDAGGTITFSKPMALAAMQSTNTVSATLTDWFLPEERVVSIAKAGAIHENDQKKVLSTGFLALGCAQAGLDIVEAAAKTKELDFLYNAFESLNGEFTRCQTAMIQAAKADSQTFEQRLQLRTWAINLAGRCAQAAVTVSSGAANYKHHPAQRVYREALVFTVSGQTTAIMEGTLARLVNVSW; the protein is encoded by the coding sequence ATGCAGGTGATCAAACGGTATCCGGATAATGACCAACAAACCCTATTAGAGACAGCGGAGTCTTATCTAAGGGAATCCGTTGCTCCCTTGGCTTCAGAAATTGATAGTGCTCCTGAGGTGTTACGAGAGGCTCTCAAGGGGCTGAGCGATCGCATAGCGTCGGCTTTGCCGAATCGCACGTTGCTAGGGCTAAGGATTCCCAAATCCTGGGGAGGTTTCGAAGTTAGTAGCACCACCTTCCCCTACTTCCAGCAACTGGTAGCACGGTATTCCGGTGCTTTGGCATTCTTGCAAAATCAACACCAGAGTGCTGGAGCAATGATCGTCTACTCTGAGAATGAATCGTTGAAGCACCAGTATCTTCCTAAATTAGCCAAGGGTCAAGTGCTAGTTGGTATTGGCTTTTCCCAAGTGCGACGAACAGGTAACCCACCAGTAAAAGCTATTCCGGTAGATGGTGGATATCAGATCAGTGGAAAAGTGCCTTGGGTTACTGGGTTTAGCATCTTTCAAGAGTTTATCATCGGTGCAGTATTGCCTGATGGTCGAGAAGTTTACGGTATGGTGCCATTTACTCCAACTTGCCAAGATGCAGGTGGTACTATTACCTTTAGCAAACCCATGGCATTGGCGGCGATGCAATCCACCAATACCGTTAGTGCTACCCTTACCGATTGGTTCTTACCTGAAGAACGTGTGGTCTCGATTGCTAAAGCAGGTGCAATTCACGAAAATGACCAGAAAAAAGTTTTGTCTACTGGTTTTTTGGCTCTAGGATGTGCCCAAGCTGGACTCGACATTGTAGAAGCGGCTGCCAAAACCAAGGAACTGGATTTTCTATACAATGCTTTTGAGTCCCTCAACGGGGAATTCACTCGCTGCCAAACAGCTATGATCCAAGCAGCAAAAGCGGATTCTCAGACTTTTGAACAACGGCTACAACTTAGGACTTGGGCAATTAACTTAGCAGGAAGATGTGCTCAAGCAGCGGTGACTGTTTCTAGTGGTGCTGCTAACTACAAACACCATCCTGCCCAGCGAGTCTATCGGGAAGCTTTGGTATTCACTGTCTCTGGTCAAACCACGGCTATCATGGAGGGAACTCTGGCTCGGTTGGTGAATGTTTCCTGGTGA